A window of Lytechinus pictus isolate F3 Inbred chromosome 7, Lp3.0, whole genome shotgun sequence contains these coding sequences:
- the LOC129264929 gene encoding glutaredoxin-related protein 5, mitochondrial-like codes for MSLFTQIIRPSSRLFRSFQATGLSLCQLRLLSSELKERIDGLVQGNKVVVFMKGVPEQPQCGFSNAVVQILRMHGVDSYESHNILEDDDLRQGIKEYSEWPTIPQIYLDGEFVGGCDIMIQMHQTGDLIDELKKVGIRSALLDAPKEDEPSK; via the exons ATGTCGCTGTTTACTCAAATTATTCGGCCGTCTTCGAGGCTTTTTCGTAGTTTCCAGGCGACCGGTCTTTCACTCTGCCAGCTACGATTGCTTTCATCGGAGCTGAAAGAGCGGATCGACGGGCTAGTTCAGGGGAATAAGGTGGTCGTGTTTATGAAGGGTGTTCCAGAGCAGCCGCAGTGTGGATTCAGCAATGCTGTTGTACAGATCTTGAGGATGCATGGAGTGGACAGCTATGAAAGTCATAACATCTTAGAGGATGATGACCTGCGGCAAG GTATCAAGGAATACTCAGAATGGCCGACAATCCCTCAGATTTATTTGGATGGTGAGTTTGTAGGAGGATGTGACATCATGATTCAGATGCATCAGACAGGTGACTTGATTGATGAACTAAAGAAAGTCGGAATCAGATCAGCGTTACTCGATGCACCCAAGGAAGATGAACCATCAAAATGA
- the LOC129264928 gene encoding putative OPA3-like protein CG13603, whose product MVFPIIKLGTLAVKQISKPMSKAIRNMARNSPFMRKYVCMPPAQFYHWLDVNLRMRILGLGKATEVKPLSNEAAVELGAEIISESFLFSVATGTIAFEYWRSSKKEEKHESQQSLDIKKLQSQVQELGLLIEEQDAKLREFNRLLVEYAPSSKKK is encoded by the exons ATGGTTTTCCCGATAATAAAACTTGGAACTCTTGCAGTGAAGCAGATCAGCAAACCCATGTCCAAAGCGATTCGAAATATGGCTAGGAATAGTCCATTTATGAGGAAATATGTGTGCATGCCTCCTGCCCAGT TTTACCATTGGTTGGATGTGAACCTGAGAATGCGAATTCTTGGTCTGGGAAAAGCAACTGAAGTGAAACCTTTAAGCAATGAAGCAGCTGTAGAACTAGGGGCAGAGATCATCAGtgaaagttttcttttttctgtagcAACAGGAACAATCGCATTTGAATATTGGAGATCAtcgaaaaaagaagaaaaacatgaaTCCCAACAAAGCTTGGATATAAAGAAACTACAATCGCAGGTTCAAGAGCTTGGACTCCTCATTGAAGAACAAGATGCAAAGTTACGTGAATTCAATAGATTATTAGTGGAATATGCACcctcttcaaagaaaaaatga
- the LOC129264927 gene encoding centrosomal protein CCDC61-like → MMQEERGVVSSRFSFRGVDYIVSIWVNDDNLLTVEVEDRLTADQWRGSFEPAYIEDLTHKTGNYKQFSIFLSMLESALLQNSDSVSLDLLTYADLESLRNRKAGLGTRTIPGAQRSALNTKRYLIVTYTVEFDRIHYPLPLPYQGKPDPVALQDTVRELRKEIKLLKSRLTSDPKSSELVKLTKDYENLLLEKQEIEDAFLRYRREVKNTSTGSAAKEVRILKTAIQNLEEDLVNERRKYQRSSSKRSQNYRELLEEVEELRASERNLKVRVKSLTNELSILKRNPSRRSSRSPMVPTPLSQRQSRPVARRPPSADIARSRPRSRIDTSSRERSLSRGRRSSVSSVGSRSRSISPAGARGPRFDPTAYILEKKRREEESKLKSARLQNSAVRSSGKSRLSGERCRTRKRLSDGYRGFRSRSSSAGSRRSSGGGVSDVEVLSDASEGRRRRLREVLQPGKTSSSKAWSSPNVPFRRKTGAAPKRLMSTPDPDYPSRRGAGGKTRSRPLTEYNGQDRSATLYNDTNEMSEIDARLSALQQFMKHNL, encoded by the exons ATGATGCAGGAAGAAAGAGGTGTAGTGAGCTCTCGGTTCTCATTCCGGGGAGTTGACTACATAGTCAGCATATGGGTGAATGATGATAATCTACTCACTGTAGAGGTAGAGGATAGATTGACTGCAGACCAATGGAGAGGATCATTTGAACCAGCTT ATATTGAAGACTTAACACACAAAACTGGGAACTACAAGCAGTTTTCCATCTTCTTGAGTATGTTAGAATCAGCATTGTTACAG AACTCTGACTCTGTGAGCCTTGATCTTTTGACCTATGCTGATCTTGAGTCGCTTCGTAACCGCAAAGCTGGTCTTGGTACCCGGACTATCCCAGGGGCTCAGAGGTCTGCACTCAACACTAAACGTTATCTCATTGTCACCTACACTGTGGAATTTGACAG GATCCATTATCCCCTACCCCTGCCCTACCAAGGTAAACCTGATCCTGTGGCTCTACAAGATACTGTCAGGGAATTACGCAAAGAAATAAAACTTCTCAAATCACGG CTTACTTCAGATCCCAAATCTTCAGAACTTGTTAAGCTCACCAAAGA CTATGAGAATCTCCTATTAGAGAAGCAAGAAATAGAGGATGCTTTCCTGCGATACCGGAGAGAAGTGAAGAACACATCGACAGGTAGTGCAGCCAAAGAGGTCCGCATTCTCAAAACTGCTATCCAGAATCTAGAGGAAGATTTGGTGAATGAGAGAAGGAAATACCAGAGGTCGTCCAGTAAGAGAAGTCAGAATTACAGGGAGCTGCTTGAGGAG GTTGAAGAACTGAGAGCCAGTGAGCGTAATCTAAAAGTGCGAGTCAAAAGTCTTACAAATGAGCTAAGCATCTTGAAAAGAAA TCCATCGAGGCGGAGTAGCCGTTCTCCAATGGTACCCACCCCATTATCCCAACGTCAGTCAAGACCTGTTGCTAGGAGACCACCATCAGCTGACATAGCGAGATCTAGGCCTCGATCAAGAATAGACACAAGCAGTAGAGAGAGATCACTTTCAAGGGGTCGAAGGTCAAGTGTATCATCGGTGGGGAGTAGGAGTCGAAGCATCTCACCTGCAG GTGCCAGAGGTCCCAGATTTGACCCTACAGCTTACATTCTAGAGAAGAAACGTAGAGAGGAAGAATCCAAATTGAAAAG TGCCAGGTTACAGAACAGTGCAGTGCGGTCTAGTGGCAAATCAAGGTTATCAGGGGAGAGGTGTAGAACCAGGAAACGGCTCTCTGATGGGTACAGAG GGTTTCGTTCAAGGAGCTCATCAGCTGGAAGCAGAAGATCATCTGGGGGTGGAGTCAGTGATGTGGAGGTGCTATCTGATGCCTCAGAAGGAAGAAGAAG GAGGTTACGAGAAGTGCTGCAGCCAGGCAAGACTTCTTCATCTAAAGCATGGTCAAGTCCAAATGTG CCATTCAGAAGGAAAACTGGAGCTGCTCCCAAAAG GTTAATGAGTACACCTGATCCTGACTATCCATCAAGGAGAGGGGCTGGTGGCAAGACTAGGAGCAGACCGCTTACTGAATACAATGGCCAAG ATCGGAGTGCAACCCTGTACAATGATACCAATGAGATGTCTGAGATTGATGCAAGACTTAGTGCCCTGCAGCAGTTTATGAAACACAATTTGTAA